One genomic window of Nicotiana sylvestris chromosome 10, ASM39365v2, whole genome shotgun sequence includes the following:
- the LOC138879213 gene encoding uncharacterized protein — MAPYEALYERRCRSPVGWFEVSEIELYRPNLIHQAIEKVKVIQERLRTAQSRQKSYSDVRRCDLEFEVGDWVFLRISPMRGVMPFGKKAVPIKDVQVTEDLSYKEVLVAILDRQVCKLRTKDVASVKVLWRKKNMEEMKGEAEEEMKSKYLYLFHNKDNEDARGMEDALEGETAL, encoded by the exons atggctccgtatgaggcactGTATgagaggagatgtagatcaccagttggatggtttgaagtcAGTGAAATAGAATTATATAGGCCaaatttgattcaccaagctattgagaaggtgaaagtgatacaagaaCGACTGAGGACGGCGCAAAGCAGGCAAAAGTCTTATTCTGATGTACGACGttgtgatctggagtttgaggttggtgattgggttttcttgAGGATCTCGCCGATGAGGGGTGTTATGccttttgggaagaagg ccgtccctatcaaagatgtacaagttacagaggatctATCATATAAAGAAGTgctagtggctatattagatcgacaagtctgcaagttgagaacaaaagatgtagcttccgtcaaagtattatggaggaaaaagaatatggaagaaatgaaaggggaagcagaagaggagatgaagtctaaataccttTACCTGTTCCACAACAAAGATAACGAGGATGCCAGGGGAATGGAGGATGCATTAGAAGGTGAAAcagctctatga